A single window of Leishmania infantum JPCM5 genome chromosome 35 DNA harbors:
- a CDS encoding putative Bardet-Biedl syndrome 1 protein homolog (BBS1-like protein 1) gives MSAPKEGNRGESKEKFWLYAFRDHLANLRAFSNCIETADVNGVGDYQLLVADGSKRIKVYAGTSLQRELPLFGVPSAITSFFMDDGDAFSKPVVAVATGPYIFMYRSNKPLYRFMVPPVPLDPKESVIWQDLATEVLTVEEAVKQLESLLDSGVQTSSRTLELLLKETPEERGEFVSRLRSVPLIQMDVVCCLASIPLNSLDEGGRSVLVIGTEAGFLYVLKHNAAEVAVKVVLPSTPVFLIAAGCFEVNYRMVVACRDGRVYSIKQGSLHNAVIQPDAQPCAIARYNNLIAVATTANTLSYYNLKGKKQQSVFLPCSISGLSTINDAVTGEAHGLVVALSNGEIRVYVGTQLHHVSLAYGTVTAMKFGRYGRSDGALVLVLQNGSLVVELLHRGVNLSSSKKVETGPPPQQDVPIPIPHLSSVFATQSSRERKHGAEMYQLFQYDLSQLRLTTAKAYLEMIANGSVPSELGNVIQENEGVAESSLRLNAVVQGLGPVFKVKVQLQNVGDAPLHAVGVVFCLSEDDVYRMPQQIFSIPTLLPSVPLSCAAFVTTSEGEAKGNAILVVATGPKSRTPLARTLVDLPEVDAMAEM, from the coding sequence ATGTCCGCACCCAAGGAGGGAAATCGCGGGGAATCAAAGGAGAAATTCTGGCTCTACGCCTTTCGCGATCACTTGGCAAACCTGCGGGCCTTTTCGAACTGCATCGAAACCGCCGATGTGAACGGGGTCGGGGACTACCAGCTTCTCGTGGCTGATGGCAGCAAGCGCATCAAGGTGTACGCCGGCACATCTCTCCAGCGTGAGCTGCCGCTCTTCGGGGTGCCGTCCGCGATCACGTCTTTTTTCATggatgacggcgacgcctTTAGCAAGCCGGTCGTCGCGGTCGCCACGGGGCCATACATTTTCATGTACCGCAGCAACAAGCCGCTCTACCGCTTCATGGTGCCACCGGTTCCTCTCGACCCAAAGGAGTCGGTGATCTGGCAGGACCTTGCCACTGAGGTACTCACCGTTGAGGAGGCAGTGAAGCAGCTAGAGAGCCTGCTAGACTCCGGCGTGCAGACCTCCTCGCGCACGCTGGAATTGCTGCTCAAGGAGACGCCGGAGGAGCGCGGTGAGTTTGTCTCCCGCCTGCGCTCAGTTCCGCTCATCCAAATGGACGTTGTCTGCTGCTTGGCATCCATCCCGCTAAACTCGCTGgacgagggaggaaggagcgTGCTGGTGATTGGCACCGAGGCGGGTTTCCTCTACGTCCTCAAGCACAACGCggccgaggtggcggtgaAAGTGGTGCTGCCTAGCACGCCTGTGTTTCTCATTGCGGCCGGGTGCTTTGAGGTGAACTATCGAATGGTCGTCGCGTGCCGCGACGGCCGCGTGTACTCGATCAAGCAAGGTAGCCTGCACAACGCTGTGATTCAGCCGGACGCGCAGCCGTGCGCCATTGCGCGGTACAACAACCTCATCGCTGTGGCCACAACGGCGAACACGCTCTCCTACTACAACCTCAAAGGCAAGAAACAGCAGAGCGTCTTCTTGCCGTGCTCAATCAGTGGCCTCTCCACCATCAACGACGCCGTCACTGGCGAGGCACACGGGCTTGTCGTGGCACTCAGCAACGGTGAGATTCGCGTTTACGTCGGCACTCAGCTGCACCACGTCAGCTTGGCTTACGGCACCGTGACGGCGATGAAGTTTGGTCGCTACGGCCGCTCAGACGGCGCGCTTGTGCTCGTGCTGCAGAACGGCTCTCTCGTGGTTGAGCTGCTTCACCGCGGTGTGAACTTGTCTTCTAGCAAAAAGGTAGAAACTGgtccaccaccgcagcaggaCGTCCCCATCCCCATCCCGCACCTCAGCTCCGTATTCGCGACGCAGTCATCGCGCGAGCGCAAGCACGGGGCGGAGATGTACCAGCTCTTCCAGTACGACctgtcgcagctgcggctcacGACGGCGAAGGCGTACCTCGAAATGATCGCCAACGGCTCTGTCCCCTCCGAGTTGGGCAACGTGATCCAAGAGAATGAAGGGGTGGCGgagtcgtcgctgcggctgaaCGCCGTCGTTCAGGGACTTGGGCCGGTGTTCAAGGTgaaggtgcagctgcagaacgTCGGAGACGCGCCACTGCACGCCGTGGGCGTCGTGTTCTGTCTCTCTGAAGACGACGTCTATCGTATGCCGCAGCAGATCTTTTCGATTCCTACGTTGCTACCCTCTGTGCCGCTCTCCTGCGCTGCATTTGTGACAACTTCGGAAGGGGAGGCCAAGGGCAACGCCATTCTGGTCGTTGCAACCGGTCCAAAGAGCCGTACACCGTTGGCACGCACACTCGTTGATCTGCCGGAGGTGGACGCAATGGCAGAAATGT
- a CDS encoding hsp70 subfamily B suppressor 1, which produces MNRHNKFYAEVAGELEGDDYYGDDDDYNYDEEYEEEGEYDEAAYEATASAAPPEPAHMSESTAQATASAAPAVRVNPYTTISPQVDDDYELLDMLLPQLHALWKASAPTMLPLSEGEAVTALRASNYDVEPAFLQLKEKRDEERSKRGGGVLKVTAAAGPANRASTFPAVESPEPGGEEASDNEGNSASPSASSGRTTTTLRGSKGTSQRRTKQMLEMEPDKEKPDCTFVIAGHVDAGKSTTLGHLLLLLGRVSIQDVERNEKADRTHRKDSFKYAWLLDQCEEERRRGVTIDSGSFCFETEHRRVHILDAPGHKDFVLSMISSATQADAALLVVTAATSEFETGLHHGTKSHLLVLKTLGVGSIVVAVNKMDAVAYSQERYDYVVRELQLLLKQTRIPEEAIIGFCPISGMAGVNITQRGAKETPWYHDLSLIEMIDKCPLESRLLNRPLRLSLQDVQGTTLYAKVESGRLFTGDTVHFVPSEVRVAVKSIQKPTVAGPVLVAFAGEMVEISTNSSVTGLYPGCVGCEPNLLIHSSTDFEAHIQTFRTLTKSILPGASFTIIVHALTVRVHVVALISKMDGKTGNWSKGMVKCVPPAAQAMMLFRAESPVALEPATECRALGRFVLQQDGETVAGGLVTRVVDKP; this is translated from the coding sequence ATGAATCGACACAACAAGTTCTACGCTGAGGTGGCTGGCGAGTTGGAGGGGGACGACTACTacggtgacgacgacgactacAACTATGATGAAGagtacgaggaggagggggagtaCGACGAGGCAGCGTACGAGGCCACAGCgagtgcggcgccgcctgaACCGGCGCACATGTCCGAAAGCACCGCTCAGGCCACTGCGTCCGCCGCTCCGGCCGTGCGCGTTAACCCGTACACAACGATATCGCCGCAGGTGGACGATGACTACGAGCTGCTCGACATGCTgttgccgcagctgcacgcctTGTGGAAAGCAAGTGCACcgacgatgctgccgctctcgGAGGGCGAGGCGGTCACGGCACTTCGGGCAAGCAACTACGACGTCGAGCCCGCCTTCCTGCAACTCAAAGAAAAGCGAGACGAGGAGCGCTCcaagcgcggcggcggcgtcctgAAGGtcaccgcagctgctggaccCGCGAACCGGGCATCCACTTTTCCAGCTGTCGAGTCACCCGAAcccggcggcgaggaggcgagcgaTAACGAGGGCAACTCTGCATCGCCGAGCGCGAGTTCTGGCCGCACCACGACCACCTTGAGGGGCTCGAAGGGCACATCGCAGCGACGCACGAAGCAGATGCTAGAGATGGAACCGGACAAGGAGAAGCCGGACTGCACGTTTGTGATTGCCGGCCACGTCGATGCCGGAAAGAGCACCACGCTgggccacctcctcctgctcttgGGCCGCGTTAGCATCCAGGATGTcgagagaaacgaaaaagcagACCGCACGCACCGCAAGGACTCCTTCAAGTACGCCTGGCTGCTGGACCAGtgtgaggaggagcggcgccgtggcgtcACCATCGACTCCGGCTCTTTCTGCTTCGAAACGGAGCACCGTCGCGTGCACATCCTCGATGCCCCAGGGCACAAGGACTTTGTGCTCAGCATGATCAGCAGTGCCACCCAGGCCGATGCTGCCTTGCTCGTCGTGACGGCGGCCACCTCCGAGTTCGAGACGGGGCTGCACCACGGTACCAAGTCTCATCTTCTGGTCTTGAAAACGCTCGGCGTCGGGTCCAttgtcgtcgccgtcaaCAAGATGGACGCCGTCGCCTATTCACAGGAGCGCTACGACTACGTGGTGcgggagctgcagctcctgctcaAGCAGACCCGCATCCCGGAGGAAGCCATCATCGGCTTTTGCCCCATTAGTGGCATGGCAGGCGTCAACATCACTCAGCGGGGCGCCAAGGAGACGCCTTGGTACCACGATCTCAGCTTGATCGAGATGATTGACAAGTGTCCGTTGGAGAGTCGCCTGCTGAACAGACCGCTGCGCCTGAGTCTGCAAGACGTGCAGGGCACCACCCTCTACGCCAAGGTCGAGAGCGGAAGGCTCTTCACAGGGGACACGGTTCATTTCGTGCCGAGCGAGGTGCGGGTCGCTGTCAAGTCGATTCAGAAGCCCACTGTGGCTGGCCCTGTTCTCGTCGCCTTTGCTGGCGAGATGGTAGAGATCAGCACGAACTCGTCCGTGACAGGACTGTACCCGGGCTGTGTGGGCTGCGAGCCGAATTTGTTAATCCACAGTTCCACCGACTTTGAGGCGCATATCCAGACCTTTCGCACCCTCACCAAGTCCATCCTGCCAGGGGCGAGCTTCACCATCATTGTGCACGCCCTGACGGTGCGGGTGCATGTTGTCGCACTCATATCTAAGATGGACGGCAAAACAGGAAACTGGTCGAAGGGGATGGTGAAGTGTGTGCCGCCGGCCGCACAGGCGATGATGCTCTTCCGTGCTGAGTCGCCTGTCGCCCTCGAACCGGCGACGGAGTGCCGCGCGCTGGGGCGGTTTGTCCTTCAGCAGGATGGCGAAACGGTTGCTGGCGGCCTGGTCACACGCGTTGTGGACAAGCCgtga